A single region of the Brachypodium distachyon strain Bd21 chromosome 3, Brachypodium_distachyon_v3.0, whole genome shotgun sequence genome encodes:
- the LOC100824718 gene encoding tobamovirus multiplication protein 3, translating to MGRVFAVDAAAATSASALNGAVDWWKDVNASPMWQDRVFHALAVLYGLVSVVALVQLIRIECRVPEYGWTTQKVFHFLNFVVNGVRSIVFVLRRNMQLIQPEILQHVILDMPGLAFFTTYALLVLFWAEIYYQARAMSTDGLRPTFYWINGVVYAIQISLWLVLWWKPVRVMVILSKMFFAGVSLFAAFGFLLYGGRLFLMLQRFPVESKGRRKKLQEVGYVTTICFTCFLIRCVMMCLNAFDKAADLDVLSHPILNFFYYLMVEIVPSAMVLFILRKLPPKRGITQYHPIH from the exons atgGGGCGGGTCTTTGCGGtggacgccgcggcggcgacgtccgcATCGGCGCTCAACGGCGCGGTGGACTGGTGGAAAGACGTGAACGCCTCACCGATGTGGCAGGACCGCGTCTTCCACGCCCTCGCCGTGCTCTACGGCCTCGTCTCCGTCGTCGCTCTT GTCCAATTGATCAGAATCGAGTGTAGGGTGCCCGAGTATGGGTGGACGACGCAGAAGGTGTTCCATTTCCTTAACTTTGTCGTGAACGGCG TGCGATCCATCGTGTTTGTGCTGCGGCGAAACATGCAGCTCATACAACCAGAG ATACTTCAACATGTGATTCTTGATATGCCTGGGCTTGCATTCTTCACAACATATGCCCTGTTGGTGCTGTTCTGGGCTGAAATTTACTATCAG GCACGAGCAATGTCGACTGATGGGCTCAGGCCAACTTTCTATTGGATCAATGGTGTGGTTTATGCGATTCAG ATAAGTCTTTGGTTGGTTTTGTGGTGGAAACCAGTTCGAGTTATGGTCATATTGTCAAAGATGTTCTTTGCAG GCGTATCactctttgcagcttttggGTTCCTTCTGTATGGTGGGAG GTTATTCCTCATGTTGCAACGTTTCCCCGTAGAATCAAAAGGAAGGCGCAAAAAATTGCAGGAG GTTGGCTATGTGACTACAATCTGCTTTACTTGTTTCTTGATCAGATGTGTCATG ATGTGCCTCAATGCATTTGATAAAGCAGCTGATCTTGATGTCCTGAGCCATCCAATTCTGAATTTCTTTTATTACCTG ATGGTCGAGATTGTACCTTCAGCTATGGTTCTGTTTATCCTAAGGAAACTGCCACCAAAACGTGGGATCACACAGTACCATCCTATCCATTAG
- the LOC100831444 gene encoding transcription factor MYB87 has product MSWIAGLQRCGRSCRSRWLNYLRPGLKHGHFTLAEETIILEMYSKRGSCWSVIATQLPGRTDLAVKNYWNSTLAKRLPGARTTARRRRSRPSSSTTSDARKPDEIALVAHDDESATTGSPCHATVVEARPLLAAATVSAVKEEVSGAARAERKPAVARENAPPRRGDQAGAMDMVCAPASPMPLAIMEPDLPWLAGFDEIDSFLPWFDDW; this is encoded by the exons ATGTCCTGGATTGCAGGGCTGCAGCGGTGCGGGCGAAGTTGCCGATCCCGGTGGCTGAACTACCTCCGGCCGGGCCTGAAGCACGGCCACTTCACGCTTGCCGAGGAGACGATCATCTTGGAGATGTACAGCAAGAGAGGAAGCTG CTGGTCCGTCATCGCCACCCAGCTCCCAGGGAGAACCGACCTCGCCGTCAAGAACTACTGGAACAGCACGCTCGCCAAGAGGCTCCCCGGGGCGAGGACCACGGCACGCCGCAGGCGCAGCCGCCCTTCCTCGAGCACGACGTCAGACGCCAGGAAGCCGGACGAGATCGCGCTGGTCGCCCACGACGATGAGAGCGCGACCACAGGGTCGCCGTGCCACGCCACCGTCGTGGAAGCACGGCCACTTCTGGCTGCTGCCACCGTCAGCGCTGTGAAAGAGGAGGTcagcggggcggcgcgggccgaGAGGAAGCCGGCTGTGGCGCGTGAGaacgcgccgccgcggcgtggTGACCAGGCCGGTGCGATGGACATGGTCTGCGCCCCCGCGTCTCCGATGCCTCTGGCGATCATGGAACCTGACCTGCCTTGGCTTGCCGGCTTCGACGAGATCGACAGCTTCCTGCCCTGGTTCGATGACTGGTGA
- the LOC100831140 gene encoding uncharacterized protein LOC100831140 isoform X1 produces the protein MRRRNDAGDGDGDGDGAGDWRPEDDPAEPSCSLEGGGDSPVPMQASSGDSLWQWRSQGLSEVVFSWSVDQILNKDLLRDKVSKIPDTFHSMEQYMTSFFGPLLEEVRGDMCSSMEDISRAPFASVQSVDAMRKGKGLYEIKLDRWRGGSHGCGTEGYRPKAADVLLISETRPENQSDILKQSKSCVIIWVNKVQGNKMTVKASRRMETGAHGDERQQIGVNKYEKLYAEGFDKSWEMLDQEAMAPKSRNSSVNQKVWKEPPNDRKRSKNSTDPQEQNETGIYGNSSRRWSFYAMYLTNMITYDRVWIVLRRGLTMDSRIILNMLGKNNHAIRHCNYCSNKSYDEIKGGLCNFKLNESQLGAVASCISASNCFHRSSVRLIWGPPGTGKTTTLAVMLHMLLMKKQRILACAPTNMAVLQVASRLIGLIEDFSLKHHYSFGDIILFGNKDRLHIGKELSKIYLDDRVHKLLRCFKRENGWKHCVDSVLKFLTNCISRHRMSLDIQPAGSGECNLTFKKYFTSKFSSLAKELVACISTFSDHLPVDTLGKNFDKMMFLKSLLDKMQHLLCADDVSDELLFKIFKPSDKLPDPSTSHDDLADDATEGLPDLDISLDNPLEIKSMCIKILMDLSKMRLPCEDNESSIRDMCLKQAKLIFCTASGSFDLFRLQSVLPISILVIDEAAQLKESESLVPLLLPGIEHVLLIGDENQLSSLVKSKIAKDVDFGRSLYERLCAMDYNKHLLEVQYRMHPCISKFPNAKFYGNRISDSPSVKKKDYTKSYLPGPIYGSYSFIHIENDMEMLDDLGQSSKNMVEVAVAANIIERLAKECWKKSRRTSVGVISPYTAQVIALQEKLGRKFEKHEFLSVTVKSIDGFQGGEEDIILISTVRSNKDGKIGFLSDAGRINVALTRAKHCLWILGNGATLLASNSIWAELVNDSKRRGCFFEARKDKDLAETMRLVMKRNGRRIDATGEPSWPSRARHDVTGAGNSTPIRRSQLPPFGSGRGINNGHAWQQNGYDLRLKASHPNKPVFLAGREDRHGLHFEQHRTYSNQSRGVPANQYWPNRFGPYHDKNGDPQGFRGQVEQHLGEHYHSRTYQEPICSTSQTSNGRFAPGSVRRAGSHSQTSVLGEWQPSGGYCDREFQNRTAYPFGPVSSQRRFNSYGNADPHLSSMNKERQLSRHPQGAPYTYRERAPYRGHGGRGRENLSFHERAMRGDRDEQANNNQMEEPHCRVQNSSSEAASHDLPVPEQRGMKRNWCKAEASDSPRQDNTKARPSVKSAYQPNCQAHDGSPGAASHKLLVPKQPGMKREGCEAESSNPSHQDNTKVRPESADRPHNKAQDESSGVASLELPVPEQLRREGCEAEASYSPDQDNTKVSSESADQPDGQAHDGSSGAASHEPPVPDRPELKQEVCEAESSSSPHQDDTEASAQSLDRLHCQMQDTSSGAAPAPHQLHALEQEGCMETDLGDAEATVIPDINIRLESIEQDS, from the exons ATGCGGCGCCGGAacgacgccggcgacggcgacggcgacggcgacggcgcgggcgatTGGAGGCCGGAAGACGATCCCGCGGAGCCCTCCTGCTCGCTCGAGGGCGGTGGCGACTCGCCGGTGCCGATGCAggcctcctccggcgactCGTTGtggcagtggcggagccagggcCTCTCCGAGGTGGTGTTCTCGTGGTCGGTGGACcaaatcctcaacaaggacCTGCTCCGAGATAAG GTGTCGAAGATCCCAGATACATTTCACAGCATGGAGCAGTACATGACATCATTTTTTGGACCCCTTTTAGAGGAGGTCCGGGGTGATATGTGTTCAAGCATGGAGGACATCTCCAGAGCTCCATTTGCAAGTGTGCAATCAGTTGATGCAATGAGAAAGGGGAAAGGACTGTATGAGATCAAGCTTGATAGATGGAGGGGAGGGTCTCATGGTTGTGGGACTGAGGGATATAGGCCGAAAGCAGCAGATGTGCTACTGATTTCAGAAACGAGACCAGAAAATCAATCTGATATTCTTAAACAGTCCAAATCCTGTGTCATCATATGGGTCAATAAGGTTCAGGGTAATAAGATGACAGTCAAGGCATCAAGGAGGATGGAGACTGGGGCTCATGGAGATGAGCGGCAACAAATAGGTGTTAACAAGTACGAGAAGTTGTATGCTGAAGGTTTCGACAAGTCATGGGAGATGCTGGATCAAGAAGCAATGGCTCCAAAATCCAGAAACTCATCTGTAAATCAAAAAGTCTGGAAAGAACCTCCAAATGATAGAAAGCGCTCCAAGAACTCTACTGATCCGCAGGAACAAAATGAGACAGGGATATATGGAAATTCATCAAGGCGATGGTCCTTCTATGCTATGTACCTGACTAATATGATAACGTATGATCGTGTTTGGATTGTGCTCCGAAGAGGGCTGACAATGGATTCAAGAATCATTCTTAACATGCTGGGAAAAAACAATCAC GCTATTAGACATTGTAACTACTGCAGCAATAAATCATATGATGAAATCAAGGGTGGCCTCTGCAATTTTAAACTGAATGAATCACAGCTTGGTGCAGTGGCAAGTTGTATTTCAGcaagtaattgttttcatagATCTTCCGTGAGGCTGATTTGGGGGCCCCCTGGCACAGGTAAAACTACAACACTTGCAGTGATGCTACACATGCTTCTGATGAAGAAACAGAGAATTCTTGCATGTGCTCCAACCAACATGGCTGTCTTGCAAGTAGCTTCTCGTCTTATTGGGTTGATTGAGGACTTCTCTCTAAAACATCACTATTCCTTTGGTGACATCATTTTATTTGGTAACAAGGATCGTTTGCACATTGGCAAGGAGTTGTCGAAGATATATTTGGATGATCGTGTCCATAAGTTGCTGAGGTGCTTTAAAAGAGAAAATGGGTGGAAGCATTGTGTGGATTCTGTCCTGAAATTCCTAACAAATTGCATTTCTCGGCACAGAATGTCCCTAGATATACAACCAGCAGGCAGTGGTGAATGCAACCTCACTTTTAAGAAGTACTTTACCAGTAAATTCAGTAGCTTAGCAAAAGAATTGGTAGCATGTATATCAACATTCTCTGACCATCTTCCAGTGGATACCCTGGGCAAGAACTTTGACAAGATGATGTTTCTGAAAAGTTTGTTGGACAAAATGCAGCATTTATTGTGTGCAGATGATGTCTCTGATGAGCTTCTTTTTAAAATCTTCAAGCCTTCTGACAAACTTCCTGACCCTTCTACTAGTCATGATGACCTAGCAGATGATGCAACTGAGGGTCTTCCTGACCTTGACATCTCTCTGGATAACCCTTTGGAGATAAAGTCTATGTGTATTAAAATCCTGATGGATCTTTCGAAAATGCGGCTTCCTTGTGAAGACAATGAGTCTTCAATCAGGGACATGTGTTTGAAGCAAGCAAAACTCATATTTTGCACCGCATCTGGTTCGTTTGATTTGTTCAGGCTGCAAAGCGTGTTGCCTATAAGTATCTTGGTTATCGATGAGGCAGCACAACTAAAAGAATCTGAATCactggttcctctcttgctcCCAGGAATAGAACATGTTCTGCTAATTGGGGATGAAAACCAGTTATCATCATTGGTAAAGAGTAAG ATTGCTAAAGATGTTGACTTTGGACGGAGCCTCTATGAGAGATTGTGTGCAATGGATTACAACAAGCACTTGCTGGAAGTACAATATAGAATGCACCCTTGCATCAGTAAATTTCCAAATGCTAAGTTTTACGGTAACCGGATTTCAGATAGTCCCAGTGTCAAGAAGAAAGATTATACCAAGAGTTATCTCCCTGGTCCTATTTATGGTTCttattcattcattcatattGAAAATGATATGGAAATGCTTGATGACCTCGGTCAGAGTTCAAAAAATATGGTTGAGGTTGCTGTAGCAGCCAATATTATTGAAAGACTCGCGAAAG AGTGctggaagaagagccggagaaCCAGTGTTGGTGTGATATCCCCGTATACGGCCCAAGTGATTGCTTTGCAAGAAAAACTTGGAAGAAAGTTTGAGAAACATGAGTTCCTATCGGTTACAGTGAAATCTATCGATGGATTTCAAGGTGGCGAGGAAGACATAATCTTAATTTCAACAGTTAGGTCCAATAAAGATGGGAAAATAGGCTTTCTCTCTGATGCTGGAAGAATTAATGTGGCTTTGACAAGAGCAAA GCACTGCCTTTGGATCCTTGGAAATGGAGCCACTTTGCTTGCTAGCAATTCAATATGGGCAGAATTAGTAAATGATTCGAAAAGACGTGGATGTTTCTTTGAGGCTCGCAAGGACAAGGATTTAGCAGAAACAATGAGGCTTGTAATGAAG AGAAATGGCCGCAGAATTGATGCAACTGGAGAGCCATCTTGGCCATCAAGGGCAAGGCATGATGTAACCGGTGCTGGCAACAGCACACCAATAAGACGGAGTCAGCTTCCACCTTTTGGCAGTGGAAGGGGCATAAATAATGGTCATGCTTGGCAACAAAATGGCTATGATTTGCGACTAAAGGCAAGTCATCCAAACAAACCTGTTTTCTTAGCTGGTAGAGAGGACAGGCATGGACTGCACTTCGAGCAGCACAGAACCTACAGTAATCAATCACGGGGTGTGCCTGCTAATCAATATTGGCCCAACAGGTTCGGACCTTACCATGATAAGAATGGTGATCCGCAAGGGTTCAGAGGACAGGTTGAGCAGCATCTCGGAGAACATTATCATAGCAGAACTTATCAGGAACCCATCTGCAGTACTTCTCAAACAAGTAATGGTAGGTTTGCTCCTGGATCAGTTCGGAGGGCAGGATCACACAGCCAAACTAGTGTTCTTGGTGAATGGCAACCTTCAGGAGGTTACTGCGACAGGGAATTTCAGAACAGGACTGCTTATCCATTCGGGCCAGTTTCTTCTCAAAGAAGGTTTAATTCATATGGAAATGCTGATCCCCACCTTTCAAGTATGAATAAAGAGAGGCAGCTTAGTCGTCATCCCCAAGGAGCACCTTACACATACAGGGAACGGGCACCGTACAGGGGACATGGTGGTCGAGGTAGAGAAAATCTTTCATTTCATGAGAGAGCAATGAGGGGTGATCGGGATGAACAGGCCAATAACAATCAGATGGAAGAACCTCATTGTCGGGTGCAGAATAGCAGTTCTGAAGCGGCATCCCATGATTTGCCAGTTCCTGAGCAGAGAGGGATGAAAAGAAACTGGTGCAAAGCAGAAGCATCAGATTCACCTCGCCAGGACAATACAAAAGCAAGGCCCAGTGTCAAAAGTGCATATCAGCCTAATTGTCAAGCCCATGATGGCAGTCCTGGAGCTGCATCCCACAAACTGCTAGTCCCCAAGCAGCCCGGGATGAAACGAGAGGGATGTGAAGCTGAGTCATCGAATCCATCCCATCAGGACAACACAAAAGTAAGACCTGAAAGTGCAGATCGACCCCATAATAAAGCACAGGATGAAAGTTCTGGAGTTGCGTCCCTTGAACTCCCAGTTCCTGAGCAGTTGAGAAGAGAGGGATGTGAAGCAGAAGCATCATATTCACCTGACCAGGACAACACAAAAGTAAGTTCTGAAAGTGCAGATCAACCTGATGGTCAAGCACATGATGGCAGCTCTGGAGCTGCTTCACACGAACCACCTGTTCCTGATCGGCCTGAGTTGAAACAAGAGGTATGTGAAGCAGAATCATCAAGTTCACCCCACCAGGATGACACGGAGGCAAGCGCCCAAAGTTTAGATCGACTACATTGCCAGATGCAGGATACAAGTTCTGGAGCCGCTCCCGCTCCCCATCAACTGCATGCTCTTGAGCAGGAGGGATGCATGGAAACAGATTTGGGTGATGCAGAAGCAACCGTTATACCTGATATTAACATTAGACTTGAAAGCATAGAACAAGATAGCTAG
- the LOC100831140 gene encoding uncharacterized protein LOC100831140 isoform X2, translated as MFNYLTKEAKLVSKIPDTFHSMEQYMTSFFGPLLEEVRGDMCSSMEDISRAPFASVQSVDAMRKGKGLYEIKLDRWRGGSHGCGTEGYRPKAADVLLISETRPENQSDILKQSKSCVIIWVNKVQGNKMTVKASRRMETGAHGDERQQIGVNKYEKLYAEGFDKSWEMLDQEAMAPKSRNSSVNQKVWKEPPNDRKRSKNSTDPQEQNETGIYGNSSRRWSFYAMYLTNMITYDRVWIVLRRGLTMDSRIILNMLGKNNHAIRHCNYCSNKSYDEIKGGLCNFKLNESQLGAVASCISASNCFHRSSVRLIWGPPGTGKTTTLAVMLHMLLMKKQRILACAPTNMAVLQVASRLIGLIEDFSLKHHYSFGDIILFGNKDRLHIGKELSKIYLDDRVHKLLRCFKRENGWKHCVDSVLKFLTNCISRHRMSLDIQPAGSGECNLTFKKYFTSKFSSLAKELVACISTFSDHLPVDTLGKNFDKMMFLKSLLDKMQHLLCADDVSDELLFKIFKPSDKLPDPSTSHDDLADDATEGLPDLDISLDNPLEIKSMCIKILMDLSKMRLPCEDNESSIRDMCLKQAKLIFCTASGSFDLFRLQSVLPISILVIDEAAQLKESESLVPLLLPGIEHVLLIGDENQLSSLVKSKIAKDVDFGRSLYERLCAMDYNKHLLEVQYRMHPCISKFPNAKFYGNRISDSPSVKKKDYTKSYLPGPIYGSYSFIHIENDMEMLDDLGQSSKNMVEVAVAANIIERLAKECWKKSRRTSVGVISPYTAQVIALQEKLGRKFEKHEFLSVTVKSIDGFQGGEEDIILISTVRSNKDGKIGFLSDAGRINVALTRAKHCLWILGNGATLLASNSIWAELVNDSKRRGCFFEARKDKDLAETMRLVMKRNGRRIDATGEPSWPSRARHDVTGAGNSTPIRRSQLPPFGSGRGINNGHAWQQNGYDLRLKASHPNKPVFLAGREDRHGLHFEQHRTYSNQSRGVPANQYWPNRFGPYHDKNGDPQGFRGQVEQHLGEHYHSRTYQEPICSTSQTSNGRFAPGSVRRAGSHSQTSVLGEWQPSGGYCDREFQNRTAYPFGPVSSQRRFNSYGNADPHLSSMNKERQLSRHPQGAPYTYRERAPYRGHGGRGRENLSFHERAMRGDRDEQANNNQMEEPHCRVQNSSSEAASHDLPVPEQRGMKRNWCKAEASDSPRQDNTKARPSVKSAYQPNCQAHDGSPGAASHKLLVPKQPGMKREGCEAESSNPSHQDNTKVRPESADRPHNKAQDESSGVASLELPVPEQLRREGCEAEASYSPDQDNTKVSSESADQPDGQAHDGSSGAASHEPPVPDRPELKQEVCEAESSSSPHQDDTEASAQSLDRLHCQMQDTSSGAAPAPHQLHALEQEGCMETDLGDAEATVIPDINIRLESIEQDS; from the exons ATGTTCAACTATTTGACAAAAGAAGCCAAGTTG GTGTCGAAGATCCCAGATACATTTCACAGCATGGAGCAGTACATGACATCATTTTTTGGACCCCTTTTAGAGGAGGTCCGGGGTGATATGTGTTCAAGCATGGAGGACATCTCCAGAGCTCCATTTGCAAGTGTGCAATCAGTTGATGCAATGAGAAAGGGGAAAGGACTGTATGAGATCAAGCTTGATAGATGGAGGGGAGGGTCTCATGGTTGTGGGACTGAGGGATATAGGCCGAAAGCAGCAGATGTGCTACTGATTTCAGAAACGAGACCAGAAAATCAATCTGATATTCTTAAACAGTCCAAATCCTGTGTCATCATATGGGTCAATAAGGTTCAGGGTAATAAGATGACAGTCAAGGCATCAAGGAGGATGGAGACTGGGGCTCATGGAGATGAGCGGCAACAAATAGGTGTTAACAAGTACGAGAAGTTGTATGCTGAAGGTTTCGACAAGTCATGGGAGATGCTGGATCAAGAAGCAATGGCTCCAAAATCCAGAAACTCATCTGTAAATCAAAAAGTCTGGAAAGAACCTCCAAATGATAGAAAGCGCTCCAAGAACTCTACTGATCCGCAGGAACAAAATGAGACAGGGATATATGGAAATTCATCAAGGCGATGGTCCTTCTATGCTATGTACCTGACTAATATGATAACGTATGATCGTGTTTGGATTGTGCTCCGAAGAGGGCTGACAATGGATTCAAGAATCATTCTTAACATGCTGGGAAAAAACAATCAC GCTATTAGACATTGTAACTACTGCAGCAATAAATCATATGATGAAATCAAGGGTGGCCTCTGCAATTTTAAACTGAATGAATCACAGCTTGGTGCAGTGGCAAGTTGTATTTCAGcaagtaattgttttcatagATCTTCCGTGAGGCTGATTTGGGGGCCCCCTGGCACAGGTAAAACTACAACACTTGCAGTGATGCTACACATGCTTCTGATGAAGAAACAGAGAATTCTTGCATGTGCTCCAACCAACATGGCTGTCTTGCAAGTAGCTTCTCGTCTTATTGGGTTGATTGAGGACTTCTCTCTAAAACATCACTATTCCTTTGGTGACATCATTTTATTTGGTAACAAGGATCGTTTGCACATTGGCAAGGAGTTGTCGAAGATATATTTGGATGATCGTGTCCATAAGTTGCTGAGGTGCTTTAAAAGAGAAAATGGGTGGAAGCATTGTGTGGATTCTGTCCTGAAATTCCTAACAAATTGCATTTCTCGGCACAGAATGTCCCTAGATATACAACCAGCAGGCAGTGGTGAATGCAACCTCACTTTTAAGAAGTACTTTACCAGTAAATTCAGTAGCTTAGCAAAAGAATTGGTAGCATGTATATCAACATTCTCTGACCATCTTCCAGTGGATACCCTGGGCAAGAACTTTGACAAGATGATGTTTCTGAAAAGTTTGTTGGACAAAATGCAGCATTTATTGTGTGCAGATGATGTCTCTGATGAGCTTCTTTTTAAAATCTTCAAGCCTTCTGACAAACTTCCTGACCCTTCTACTAGTCATGATGACCTAGCAGATGATGCAACTGAGGGTCTTCCTGACCTTGACATCTCTCTGGATAACCCTTTGGAGATAAAGTCTATGTGTATTAAAATCCTGATGGATCTTTCGAAAATGCGGCTTCCTTGTGAAGACAATGAGTCTTCAATCAGGGACATGTGTTTGAAGCAAGCAAAACTCATATTTTGCACCGCATCTGGTTCGTTTGATTTGTTCAGGCTGCAAAGCGTGTTGCCTATAAGTATCTTGGTTATCGATGAGGCAGCACAACTAAAAGAATCTGAATCactggttcctctcttgctcCCAGGAATAGAACATGTTCTGCTAATTGGGGATGAAAACCAGTTATCATCATTGGTAAAGAGTAAG ATTGCTAAAGATGTTGACTTTGGACGGAGCCTCTATGAGAGATTGTGTGCAATGGATTACAACAAGCACTTGCTGGAAGTACAATATAGAATGCACCCTTGCATCAGTAAATTTCCAAATGCTAAGTTTTACGGTAACCGGATTTCAGATAGTCCCAGTGTCAAGAAGAAAGATTATACCAAGAGTTATCTCCCTGGTCCTATTTATGGTTCttattcattcattcatattGAAAATGATATGGAAATGCTTGATGACCTCGGTCAGAGTTCAAAAAATATGGTTGAGGTTGCTGTAGCAGCCAATATTATTGAAAGACTCGCGAAAG AGTGctggaagaagagccggagaaCCAGTGTTGGTGTGATATCCCCGTATACGGCCCAAGTGATTGCTTTGCAAGAAAAACTTGGAAGAAAGTTTGAGAAACATGAGTTCCTATCGGTTACAGTGAAATCTATCGATGGATTTCAAGGTGGCGAGGAAGACATAATCTTAATTTCAACAGTTAGGTCCAATAAAGATGGGAAAATAGGCTTTCTCTCTGATGCTGGAAGAATTAATGTGGCTTTGACAAGAGCAAA GCACTGCCTTTGGATCCTTGGAAATGGAGCCACTTTGCTTGCTAGCAATTCAATATGGGCAGAATTAGTAAATGATTCGAAAAGACGTGGATGTTTCTTTGAGGCTCGCAAGGACAAGGATTTAGCAGAAACAATGAGGCTTGTAATGAAG AGAAATGGCCGCAGAATTGATGCAACTGGAGAGCCATCTTGGCCATCAAGGGCAAGGCATGATGTAACCGGTGCTGGCAACAGCACACCAATAAGACGGAGTCAGCTTCCACCTTTTGGCAGTGGAAGGGGCATAAATAATGGTCATGCTTGGCAACAAAATGGCTATGATTTGCGACTAAAGGCAAGTCATCCAAACAAACCTGTTTTCTTAGCTGGTAGAGAGGACAGGCATGGACTGCACTTCGAGCAGCACAGAACCTACAGTAATCAATCACGGGGTGTGCCTGCTAATCAATATTGGCCCAACAGGTTCGGACCTTACCATGATAAGAATGGTGATCCGCAAGGGTTCAGAGGACAGGTTGAGCAGCATCTCGGAGAACATTATCATAGCAGAACTTATCAGGAACCCATCTGCAGTACTTCTCAAACAAGTAATGGTAGGTTTGCTCCTGGATCAGTTCGGAGGGCAGGATCACACAGCCAAACTAGTGTTCTTGGTGAATGGCAACCTTCAGGAGGTTACTGCGACAGGGAATTTCAGAACAGGACTGCTTATCCATTCGGGCCAGTTTCTTCTCAAAGAAGGTTTAATTCATATGGAAATGCTGATCCCCACCTTTCAAGTATGAATAAAGAGAGGCAGCTTAGTCGTCATCCCCAAGGAGCACCTTACACATACAGGGAACGGGCACCGTACAGGGGACATGGTGGTCGAGGTAGAGAAAATCTTTCATTTCATGAGAGAGCAATGAGGGGTGATCGGGATGAACAGGCCAATAACAATCAGATGGAAGAACCTCATTGTCGGGTGCAGAATAGCAGTTCTGAAGCGGCATCCCATGATTTGCCAGTTCCTGAGCAGAGAGGGATGAAAAGAAACTGGTGCAAAGCAGAAGCATCAGATTCACCTCGCCAGGACAATACAAAAGCAAGGCCCAGTGTCAAAAGTGCATATCAGCCTAATTGTCAAGCCCATGATGGCAGTCCTGGAGCTGCATCCCACAAACTGCTAGTCCCCAAGCAGCCCGGGATGAAACGAGAGGGATGTGAAGCTGAGTCATCGAATCCATCCCATCAGGACAACACAAAAGTAAGACCTGAAAGTGCAGATCGACCCCATAATAAAGCACAGGATGAAAGTTCTGGAGTTGCGTCCCTTGAACTCCCAGTTCCTGAGCAGTTGAGAAGAGAGGGATGTGAAGCAGAAGCATCATATTCACCTGACCAGGACAACACAAAAGTAAGTTCTGAAAGTGCAGATCAACCTGATGGTCAAGCACATGATGGCAGCTCTGGAGCTGCTTCACACGAACCACCTGTTCCTGATCGGCCTGAGTTGAAACAAGAGGTATGTGAAGCAGAATCATCAAGTTCACCCCACCAGGATGACACGGAGGCAAGCGCCCAAAGTTTAGATCGACTACATTGCCAGATGCAGGATACAAGTTCTGGAGCCGCTCCCGCTCCCCATCAACTGCATGCTCTTGAGCAGGAGGGATGCATGGAAACAGATTTGGGTGATGCAGAAGCAACCGTTATACCTGATATTAACATTAGACTTGAAAGCATAGAACAAGATAGCTAG